From one Cyprinus carpio isolate SPL01 chromosome B3, ASM1834038v1, whole genome shotgun sequence genomic stretch:
- the LOC109060206 gene encoding interleukin-3 receptor class 2 subunit beta-like: MLSTWILHMVGFALLVRGVISDDQCPRHEVKPGKDSAVLDSLQCHNDYMSYVQCTWEVDPQVHPQENMHELYFWDTSMKIDTLCVSNASGVLLSNGKISHVCRYNTDRFSLYAVHILYFKVPCVNRATTLRVAQHGKVWAPIDLTERVADGGGRLLSWRSPYPVSSNMTGTLVYQLQYTFRGYMHDWTIVDNITASEYMIDKESLLSGYHYQARVRARGPVGLWSDWSPLVSWKTHNDGVFNLQCMIAGETTVTCTWQMKTEHYQFMSYHLWCNNNNNNNLSVCCEDPQLKSRDVELSEFMCSVKTPDPSLLTVELRPVYYARNFNSYKHIKLSQPDQIHVKEGDGVFILNWPEPAVSEDIEYSIQLKISTSKTSKMCNLSAEERDFDLNFSDLDPSTEYQAQIRLLPEPDDTYDIALSEWSQPAVFKTKPGNALISARIRPVLSCVSVPVLPYLPYLFLSLFSLISKDRDLERIDSITHKEQSAGGDGKESPGGWPNLQIEKETTAICVLLAADDVSLCKSSVSWEPLLLHIEDAVEMAKSDGSNHFHAYVGEGMCKDNSGMNFSGPYIMCCEESCTQDKLPDGSMDKHHMCVSRKSESLAPENEGCVVTPPTTMPATQNTDPFESPTDNPSDETPAYTPSPDQGCVVLPHPSGYFTMPSVITD; the protein is encoded by the exons ATGTTGTCCACATGGATTCTGCATATGGTTGGATTCGCTCTGCTGGTCAGGGGAGTCATCAGTGATGACCAGTGTCCTCGTCATGAAGTCAAGCCTGGGaaag ATTCTGCAGTGCTGGATTCCTTGCAGTGCCACAATGACTACATGAGCTATGTACAGTGCACATGGGAGGTCGATCCACAAGTTCATCCACAAGAAAACATGCATGAATTGTACTTCTGGGACACAAGTATGAA AATAGATACACTTTGTGTCTCGAATGCATCTGGTGTGCTTTTATCCAATGGGAAGATCTCTCACGTGTGCCGCTATAACACGGATAGGTTTAGCTTGTATGCAGTCCACATTCTTTACTTCAAAGTACCGTGTGTGAACAGAGCCACTACTCTCAGAGTTGCTCAGcatg gAAAAGTTTGGGCCCCAATTGATTTGACAGAGAGGGTGGCTGATGGCGGAGGTCGTCTGCTGTCCTGGAGAAGCCCGTATCCTGTATCCTCAAATATGACAGGAACTCTTGTGTACCAGCTTCAGTATACATTCAGAGGATACATGCATGACTGGACT ATTGTGGATAACATCACTGCTTCTGAGTATATGATTGACAAGGAGTCACTGTTGTCTGGTTACCATTATCAAGCCAGAGTGAGGGCGCGAGGTCCAGTGGGACTCTGGAGTGACTGGAGCCCCCTGGTGTCCTGGAAAACTCACAATG ATGGAGTCTTTAACCTGCAGTGCATGATAGCGGGGGAAACAACTGTGACGTGTACCTGGCAAATGAAGACAGAACATTATCAGTTTATGTCTTATCATCTCtggtgcaataataataataataataa TCTCTCCGTTTGTTGTGAAGATCCTCAGCTGAAGTCGAGAGACGTTGAGCTTTCAGAGTTCATGTGTTCGGTAAAAACCCCTGACCCTTCCCTGTTAACGGTGGAGCTGAGACCAGTGTACTACGCTAGGAATTTCAATTCTTACAAACACA ttAAACTTTCACAACCTGACCAGATCCATGTGAAGGAAGGCGATGGTGTTTTCATACTGAACTGGCCTGAACCAGCGGTGTCTGAAGATATTGAATACTCTATCCAGCTTAAAATCTCGACCAGCAAG ACCTCAAAAATGTGTAACCTTTCTGCAGAGGAGAGAGATTTTGACCTTAACTTTAGTGATCTAGATCCTTCAACTGAATACCAGGCCCAGATCAGATTACTACCAGAACCTGACGATACTTATGACATTGCGCTATCAGAATGGTCGCAACCAGCAGTGTTCAAAACTAAGCCAGGTAACGCCTTGATTTCTGCCAGGATAAGACCTGTTTTGTCAtgtgtttctgttcctgttttgCCTTATTTGCCTTATctgttcctgtccttgtttagtttgatta GT AAGGATCGAGATTTGGAAAGGATCGATTCCATCACCCATAAAGAGCAAAGTGCTGGAGGGGATGGTAAAG aatCTCCCGGTGGATGGCCAAACCTCCAGATAGAGAAAGAGACAACCGCCATCTGTGTACTACTGGCTGCAGACGATGTCAGTCTCTGCAAAAGCAG TGTCTCTTGGGAGCCTCTTTTGTTACACATTGAAGATGCTGTTGAAATGGCAAAATCAGATGGATCAAACCACTTTCATGCCTATGTGGGGGAAGGCATGTGCAAAGACAATTCAGGCATGAACTTCAGTGGGCCTTATATTATGTGCTGCGAGGAATCCTGCACCCAGGACAAATTACCTGATGGCTCTATGGACAAACATCACATGTGCGTGTCAAGAAAGTCTGAGAGTTTGGCTCCAGAAAATGAAGGCTGCGTTGTAACTCCGCCCACCACCATGCCAGCAACTCAAAACACTGACCCCTTCGAGAGCCCGACTGATAACCCTTCAGATGAAACCCCTGCATACACCCCCAGCCCAGATCAGGGTTGTGTGGTCCTCCCTCATCCGTCCGGCTACTTCACGATGCCAAGTGTCATCACGGACTAG